The genome window TGCTGCTGGCCATGGTGATCGCCGAGCCGCTGCGGCAGATGGCGCTGGGCTTGCTGGCGCCCGTGCCGGCCTGGGATGCCGCTTCCCGCATCGATGCGGCGCTGCGATTGCTGGGCGGCCAGTCGTTCAAGGTGGCTGGTGCTTCAGCGCTTCGCGGTAGCTGAGCGGCGATAGTTTCTGCCGGTGCTCCGTGGCAAAAGCTAGCACCTCTGCCGGCGCATGGCGCGCGTAATCGCGCAAGGCCCAGCCGATGGCCTTGCGGATGAAAAACTCGTCTTCATGCGCCAGCGCCAGCGCCGCATCGAACAGCCAGCCGGCATCCGTGTCGGCGCGCCAGCCCAGCTGGTGCAGCATGGCGATGCGGCGCAGCCAGAAGTTCTCGTGGCGCAAGGCCGCGTCCATCTGCGCATGGCCGTCGCCGCCGCGCCGGTGTTCCGCCTGCAGCACGTCGCCGACGATGGCCGCCATGCCGTCGACGCTGTCCCACCATGCGCGCTGGCGCGCCAGGCCGAGCAGGGCGGGGAGGTGAGCGATGTTTAGCTGACGCCGGTGCATGTCCAGCATGTCGAGCGCCACGTGCTGGTATTCGCGCTCGGGCTGCTGCCACAGCAGTTGTGCATGTTCCAGCAGTCCATCAGCCCCCACGCCTTGCAAGCCCGCCAGCAGGGCCTTCGCAGCCAGCCGCCGCTGCGGCGCCGCCACGCCCAGGAACACGAACTGGTCGCGCATATACGCCTGCATGGGCGCCGCGCGGCCCGGTTCGGCAGCCGCTTCGAGCGCGATTTTTAATTCTTCATGTAGATTCATGGCATCTCCAGGCGTAAAAAAAGCGCCCCAGGGAGCGCTTTTTCATGCCGATCCAATATTATTGAATCTTGGCCTTCTTCATCAACTCATCGCGGTAGGCGGCGAGTTTCTTCTGTTGCAGCGACTCGGCCACCTGGCCCTTGACTTCTTCCAGTGATGGCAGCTTCGTCGGACGGGTTTCTTCCAGCTTGATCACGTGGAAGCCGAATTGCGATTGCACGGGCGTTTGCGTGATCTGGCCTGGTTTCAGGGCGACCATGGCGTCGGAGAATGGCTTCACGTACGAAGCCGGGCTAGCCCAGTCCAGGTCGCCGCCATTGGCTGCGGAACCGTCTTTCGATACTTTCGCCAGTTCTTCGAACTTGGCGCCGCCTTTCAGCTTGGCGATGATGTCTTTCGCTTCCGCTTCGGTGGCCACCAGGATGTGGCGTGCATGGTATTCCTTGTCGCCCGCTTGTGCCTTGAACTTGTCGTATTCGGCCTTGATTTCAGCGTCCTTGACAGGGTTCTTCTTGACGTAGTCGGCCAGCAGGGCGTTGATGATGATGCTTTGACGGGCATTGTCGATCTGCGACTTGACTTCAGGACGCGTGCCGTAGCCTTGCTTGTCGGCTTCCTGGATCAGCACTTCACGGCCGATCAGGTCTTTCTTGATGGCTTCGCGCAATTGCGGCGAATCGGCTTGCTTGCCTTGGGCGACGACTTGCTTGACGACCTGGTCGACGCGCGACGATGGAATGGCCTTGCCATTCACGGTGGCGACGTTTTGCGCGAACGCAGGGATCGCGACGACGGCGACCAGGGCTAAGATCAGGCGGGCTGGCTTCAAAATCATGTTCATTCCTAATAAGTATACAAAAAACCGGTACAAAAGATCGCGACTGCCGTGCAGTGCGCATTCAGGCGCAGAATACACGACCGGCGCCGAAAAGGGCGCCGGGGAGGTCAGTTCTTACTGAACTTTCGCTTTTTTGATCATTTCTTCCTGATACGCTTGCAGTTTCTTTTGCTGCAGCGCTTCGGCGATCTGTGGCTTGACTTCTTCCAGGGTCGGCAGCTTGGCCGCGCGGGTGTCGTCCAGCTTGATCACGTGGAAACCGTTAGGCGTTTGCACCGGGGTGTCGGTGACTTGCCCTTTTTGCAGCTTCACGAAGGCGTCGGAGAACACTTTCGGGAAGGACGAAGGGGCTGCCCAGTCCAGGTCGCCGCCATTGTCGGCCGAACCGGCATCTTTCGATTGCTTGGCCAGGTCTTCGAACTTGGCGCCGCCTTTCAGCTTGGCGATGATGTCTTTCGCTTCGGCTTCGGTGGCTACCAGGATGTGGCGTACATGGTATTCCTTGTCGCCCGTCTGCGCCACGAAGCGGTCGTACTCGGCCTTGATTTCAGCGTCGTTGACGGGGTTCTTTTTCAGGTAGTCGCCGACCAGGGCGTTGATGACGATGGCCTGACGTGCGTTCTCGATTTGCTGCTTGACGGCTGCATCTTTACCGAAACCTTTGTTTTCCGCTTCTTGCATCAGCACTTCACGGCCGATCAAGTCCTTCTTGATCATTTCGCGCAATTGCGGCGAATCCGGTTGCTGACCTTGGGCGACGACTTGCTTGACGACTGCATCAACGCGCGACGATGGAATAGGCTTGCCATTAACAACGGCAATATTTTGCGCAAAAACAGGTACCGCGACAACGGCGAGTAGTGCGATCAGCAAGCGGGCTGGCTTAAAAGTCATTATTAAATCCTGTTAGGGAAAGTTTCGTAAAAAACGCATGGAAGAAATCCATGACATGGCTCGGGTACGCCAAAACGCCATCCTTACACTACTTCGGACGGCGCCAGGGCCACAATCGCCAATGCATGTATCTCATTATGCATCATATCGTGCACGGAATCATACACCAGTCGATGGCGCATGACGAGTCTGAGCCCCTCAAATTGACTAGAAATAATGCGTAGATTGTAATGACCTCCGCCCGAGGCGGCGCCCGCATGGCCCCGGTGGCGCGCCGAGTCGTCTTCCAGCACGCATTCCAGAGGGGAAAGTGCCGTTTCCAGGCGGGTACGAATGCGCTGCATGCGCGTTGTCGTGTCGTTCGTCATCATGCGTCTTCCTTGATATGTTTGGCGAG of Janthinobacterium sp. PAMC25594 contains these proteins:
- a CDS encoding peptidyl-prolyl cis-trans isomerase, producing MILKPARLILALVAVVAIPAFAQNVATVNGKAIPSSRVDQVVKQVVAQGKQADSPQLREAIKKDLIGREVLIQEADKQGYGTRPEVKSQIDNARQSIIINALLADYVKKNPVKDAEIKAEYDKFKAQAGDKEYHARHILVATEAEAKDIIAKLKGGAKFEELAKVSKDGSAANGGDLDWASPASYVKPFSDAMVALKPGQITQTPVQSQFGFHVIKLEETRPTKLPSLEEVKGQVAESLQQKKLAAYRDELMKKAKIQ
- a CDS encoding BolA family transcriptional regulator; this translates as MMTNDTTTRMQRIRTRLETALSPLECVLEDDSARHRGHAGAASGGGHYNLRIISSQFEGLRLVMRHRLVYDSVHDMMHNEIHALAIVALAPSEVV
- a CDS encoding DNA alkylation repair protein produces the protein MNLHEELKIALEAAAEPGRAAPMQAYMRDQFVFLGVAAPQRRLAAKALLAGLQGVGADGLLEHAQLLWQQPEREYQHVALDMLDMHRRQLNIAHLPALLGLARQRAWWDSVDGMAAIVGDVLQAEHRRGGDGHAQMDAALRHENFWLRRIAMLHQLGWRADTDAGWLFDAALALAHEDEFFIRKAIGWALRDYARHAPAEVLAFATEHRQKLSPLSYREALKHQPP
- a CDS encoding peptidyl-prolyl cis-trans isomerase; this encodes MTFKPARLLIALLAVVAVPVFAQNIAVVNGKPIPSSRVDAVVKQVVAQGQQPDSPQLREMIKKDLIGREVLMQEAENKGFGKDAAVKQQIENARQAIVINALVGDYLKKNPVNDAEIKAEYDRFVAQTGDKEYHVRHILVATEAEAKDIIAKLKGGAKFEDLAKQSKDAGSADNGGDLDWAAPSSFPKVFSDAFVKLQKGQVTDTPVQTPNGFHVIKLDDTRAAKLPTLEEVKPQIAEALQQKKLQAYQEEMIKKAKVQ